From Rhizobium oryzihabitans, the proteins below share one genomic window:
- the cyoD gene encoding cytochrome o ubiquinol oxidase subunit IV: MTSNSSHNGAHGGHSGHRSGRSSLKSYMTGFILSLILTAIPFWLVMGDVIESKMITIAAIMILGGIQMLVHMTYFLHMNSRSEGGWTMMALIFTIVILVIVLVGSIWVMYHLNTNMMPMSPEMMKNMP; the protein is encoded by the coding sequence ATGACGTCGAATTCTTCTCATAATGGAGCACACGGAGGGCATTCCGGTCACCGCTCGGGGCGTAGTTCTCTCAAGAGCTACATGACGGGATTCATCCTGTCGCTTATTCTGACGGCCATCCCGTTCTGGCTTGTGATGGGCGACGTCATCGAGAGCAAGATGATAACGATCGCGGCGATCATGATCCTTGGCGGCATCCAGATGCTTGTCCACATGACCTACTTCCTGCACATGAACAGCCGCTCTGAAGGAGGGTGGACCATGATGGCACTGATTTTTACGATCGTGATCCTTGTCATCGTGCTCGTCGGATCAATCTGGGTTATGTATCACCTCAACACCAACATGATGCCCATGTCACCGGAGATGATGAAAAATATGCCGTAA